A stretch of DNA from Phenylobacterium koreense:
CCCATCTCCCGATAGGCGACCTCCGCGCCCGCGGACTTCAAGGCCCCGACGGCGCTCCGCGCCATGTCGACCGGGAACATCCAGTCGAGAGCGCCATGGACCACATGGATCGGCAGGCTGCGCAGGCGGTCGGCATCGGCCATCTGTGCGAGCATCGGATGGAAGGCCGCGGCCACCGGCGCCAGGTGGGTGAAGGGCGACGCGGGCTCCAGCCCGCTCACATAGCTGAAGGTGCCGCCGTCGCTGAGACCGGTCAGCAGCAAACGGCCCGGATCGAGCCGCCAGCGAGCGTCGATCTCCAACAGGATACGGGTCAGGTTGGGCGTGTCGAGATCGGGGCCGGAGAGCGCCCAGGTCTGCCCCATAGCAGTCGGCGCGGCGACGATGGCGCCATGGCTGCGTGCTGCGCGCAGCCAGCTCCACAGGAACGTCCGGCCATTGCCCGAGCCGCCGTGCAGCGCCACGACCAGCGGCCAAGTGCGCTCGGGCGTATAATACTCCGGCACATAGAGCGAGAAGCCGCCCCGCGCGCCGGGCTCGCCGCCCGCATGCATGACGCCGGTGTGGGCCGCCGGCGTACCAAAACGCCCCTGCAACGCCGCGTCACCGCGCATCGCCGGCTCCAGGAAGAAGCGGTTTACAGGCGGCAGCACCGCGGCCAAGGGATAGAGCGCCTCGAGCGCTAGGGGGGCCTGGCGCAGCCCCCGAAAAGCGCGCAAGGCATCGCCTGTTTCCACCGCAGCGCGTAGTTCGTCAAAGCCGGACAGGACCGCCGAGCCGGCCTCATCGAGCTGCGCGCGCAGCACGATGGCCGGTCCCTGCCAGTCCGAGAGCTTTCGCAGGGCCTCACGAAGGGCGTCTTCCGGCCGGCCGACCCTCCCCATCAGATCGGGCAAGTCCGGCGGGTTCAGCCGCCTGCCGATAAAGGCGAGCGCCTCCAAAGCGCCGAGAAGAGCGCCAGTCAGGGTCGCGAGTTCGTCAAGCTCCCGGTCGTCCACAGCGTCCTCCCATGACGCCATAGTCGCGTCAGCCGAGATCGGCTGGATCGACGTCGTAGACCTTAGAGCAGTATTCGCAGGTCACATGGATCTTGCCGTCGTCCTCGACCATCTCGGCGCGCTCGTCGGGACCAAAGGATCTCAGGACCGTGGATATCCGGTCCTCCGAGCAGCGGCAGAAGGCCTGGAGGGGCTTGGCTTCGAACAGCCGCACGCCATCCTCGTGGAAAAGACGGAAAAGCAGTGTTTCGGCCGAGATGGTCGGATCGACCAGCTCGTCCTCTCCGATGGTCTCGAAGAAGGCCTGACTGCGGTTCCAGGCCTCCTCGGTCGAGCCGCGAGCGTCGTCCTCGGCGATATTCTGGATCAGCATGCCGCCCGCGCGCCATTTCGGTCCCTGCCCCGCGTCGGCCTGGCCGACGGCGAGGCGGACGCGGGTCGGGGTCTGTTCCGATTGGGCGAAATACTGCTCGGCGCACAGGGCCAGGGTCTCGCCCTCGATGGCGGTCACGCCCTGATAGCGATCCATGTCGGGACCCTGATCGATGGTCATGACGAAGACGCCGCCGCCCAGGAGGGACTTGGCGCCCGGACGCGCGAAGCCGGTGCTGAGCCGGGCCACTTCCTCTTCGTCGAAACGGCAGTAGCCGCGCAGGGAGCCGGAGGTGTCGTAGTCGGCCACGACATAGCGCACCGGGCCGTCACCCTGCGCCTGGACGATCAGGCGGCCGTCGAACTTCAGGCTCGAGCCGACCAGCGCTGCGAGCGCACAGGCCTCGCCCAGCAGGTTCGCCACCGGCTCGGGATAGGCGTGACCGGAAAGGATCTCATGAATCGCGGGGCCAAGGCGGACCACGCGGCCGCGCACGGGTTCGCCCTCGATCTGAAACGGGGCGACGAGGTCGTCAGGAGCGGCTTGCAGAGCGGTGTCGGACATGGTGCGCGCATATAGGACGGCGGAGGCCAAGTTGCGAGCTTGGCCTGCGCAGAGCGACCTGAAGGCAGGGCCTCTCCCCTATCGGTTCGTCATGGCCGGGCCGTCAGGTCCCGGCCAGATAGGAATGTTGCGCATGGATCCCCGGCGCGCATTCGCGGCCGGGGATGACGATCCAAGAAAAGCAGGTGCGCGGTCAGATCGCCCGGAAGCACCAGGCCAGAATGGACTTCTGGGCATGGATGCGGTTTTCGGCCTCGTCCCAGATCAGGGACTGTGGGCCGTCGATCACGTCGTCGGTCACTTCCTCGCCCCGGTGGGCGGGCAGGCAATGCAGGAAGACGCCGTCCTTGGCCGCCAGGGACATCAGGTCGCCGTCGACCTGATAAGGCTCCAACGCCTCCATGCGCTCGTCATGGTCGGTGTCGCCCATGGAGACCCAGGTGTCGGTGATCACGCAGTCCGCTCCGCGCACGGCCTCGCGCGGGTCGTCGGTGGTGAAGACCTGGCCTTGCAGCTCGGCGGCGCGGGCCAGATCCATCAGATCCGGATGGTAGAGCGCCGG
This window harbors:
- a CDS encoding Hsp33 family molecular chaperone → MSDTALQAAPDDLVAPFQIEGEPVRGRVVRLGPAIHEILSGHAYPEPVANLLGEACALAALVGSSLKFDGRLIVQAQGDGPVRYVVADYDTSGSLRGYCRFDEEEVARLSTGFARPGAKSLLGGGVFVMTIDQGPDMDRYQGVTAIEGETLALCAEQYFAQSEQTPTRVRLAVGQADAGQGPKWRAGGMLIQNIAEDDARGSTEEAWNRSQAFFETIGEDELVDPTISAETLLFRLFHEDGVRLFEAKPLQAFCRCSEDRISTVLRSFGPDERAEMVEDDGKIHVTCEYCSKVYDVDPADLG